A stretch of DNA from Rhizoctonia solani chromosome 9, complete sequence:
GGGATATATACACTTATAGCTCCAAATTCCTGCGCTTCCAACAGGTCATGAGCCCCGCCGCACAAGCAAATTAATCCAGGTCAAATAATATGCGCACGTTAGCCACACAACATCTCAACAAAAACATGTGGGTGCAATTTGGTGCAATTCCTAAAATTAAGGCCAAGTTTAGTAAAAAGTGCAATGAACTGCGATCGCAGTTCATTGCACCCTTTACTAACCGTAGCTTTAATGACACCAACATTTTTTCTGGGAAGATCAAGCTTTCAGTACCACCTTCAGACTGTAGCCTCCGCAAGCACACCTAGAAGATACCCCCGCTCTTACCAATCGTTTCGTCTGCGACTGATCTTTTGCTTGAACTTTCAGCTTTAAACTTCGCGACTTTTTCATTTGTGGCCTTCAACCGATACTCACTCTCCATTCACTATTTTCCCAGTCGGCGACTCACCTGGCGACCGATTCTAATCATATACCCGTCGGCGCTATACCCTCAACACTGGCAAGGGCCACCAATGAATAATTCTGGCGTGGGATTATGTGTTTTCGCATGTATTTATTAAACACGCGGTCCGTGTGTCTTACCTACATTAGCCAACTACACGATCAAGATTAAGCACGATTTACATGTAAAACTACCTGGGGATCATTGACTCACATAGCTTAGAAAAACGTGTGGAAATAAACGGAAATGAAGAGGGAATTCATAAACACAATCTACATGGGCGAACTAAAAAAACGTTGCCACTTGGAAACTCCACGTAAAACAAGGTGGGTCACCCATCTAAGTTACATGGGGTCTCCACGTAAATCAGTTCCAGCCTCGCCCATCTAATTTTAGCTGAGTTTGTTTTCTTGGTTGTTTGTAATGTCTGTCGGCACGCGTTAGTGATGGCGGTCGCCGAGCACACTGCGGCAGTGGGTTAGCGTAAAGCACTTCAATGCGTAGTCATTGATATGAGTCAGACCCAAAAGTAGCAGAAAATATCATCATGGTACATCGTCTCTGTTTGCCTAAACACGCCATGTGTAAAGACTAAGCACTGATTCTTAAATTCAAATGAACCAACGCTATGTGCATATTAGATTATTCAGCTGCATATACACAGCTGAAAAGTCGTGTAGACTTGCCCGAACTGCGCCATATAAAAAGAAGGTAGTTTAGGTTTGGTCGGTCACACACACGATCATGTCTACACCTGAACTTCACCCTCTAGGCCACGAGAGTAAGGTCGCTCACCTTTCCACAGGCCATCACTACCGTTATGTGGATATCCACCCTCCCAAGGGCGTTACAACCATTGTCACGGCACTATTACTCCATGGATTCCCAGACTCTGCGTAAGTGCACTGGCTTAAGCTGTGAACAATTAAGGAGAAATGGCTGACCATTCCCTTATTTGCAGCTATGGATGGCGTCACCAGGTAAAAGGCTGGTCAGCACGAGGCATCCGTTTGATCATACCCGATATGCTTGGATATCATGGAAGCTCTCAGCCAACCGATCCCGAGCAGTACGCCATGAAGCGACTAAGTGACGAACTCGAAGAGCTTGTACGTAAGGCAGGAATTTCCGAAGGAGAGAAGATCATAGTCATTGCGCATGATTGGTAAGATTTTCTGCATCTCTTCTTTGAGATTTGTTGGTTTACGGGGATTTTCTTAGGGGTGCGGCTACCGCCAATCGATTGATCCAATTCAAGCCGGAGCTTTTCAAAGGCGCTGCAAAGTAATTATGCAGCCAGTATCCTTATTGACCAACCTAACACAGCACTCAGTCTCTGTATACCTTTTATGCCGCCAAGCACAGAATATGTTTCCTTTGAGAAGTATATTGAGCTACTTCCTAGCTTCCAGTACCAGGTCTTCTTTGTCTCCCCGAGTCTACAACAGTTATCGATGCCAATGTGCGTGCCATTCGGATACTTTCATTACTGATATCAATCATCTAACTTGGCGGTCTAGGTTGATCGGTTCGTTAACCTAATGTATACCTCGGCAAAACAAGTCGTAACTGGCGAATGTCCATCAATTGAGAAAACCGGAGTGATCGAGGGCTGGCTGAAAGATGAGACCAAAAGCGTAACATCTGAGCTGCTCTCAAAAGAGGTGAGACAAGTCCCGCGGCTCGGGTTTTACCGCACTTCAGAGCTCTCACACGCAAGGTATCAACAGGAATTAAATACTATGCTATCCGAGATCAAGGCCGGTGTAGGATTCGGGTAAGCCTCGTTATCTTATCTCCCACATTCCAAAACATAACCAACTGGTTTCCGGGCAGGGCGATGCTCAACTACTATCGCACTCGTAAAATCAATCATGAGCTAGAAAAAGATCTTCCACAGGATATCCGACCTGATATACCCAAGTTGATGGTCATTCCTTCGGCTGATGTTGCCGTCCCAACAACAATGTCGGTGAATGCTGAAAAGAATCTCAAGAACACCGAGATCGTGTGGATTGAAGGGCTCTGTGGTCATTGGGTCCAGCTGGAGAGGCCTGAAGAGAGCGAAAGGATTGTGGGAGAATGGGTGGAACGCTTTTCAGCGAAGGACTGGGTTCCGTGAATAGGTATTGTGTTGATATGGATAGCTAAAAGTAAAAGGCTATTTTTCTAAACGTGTAGTAGTGCACTACTATTGCTCATTCAATTTCACATGAATTCTTTGAGTTTATTGGAGTCGTATGATTGCGCATAGGGACACTTCACAAAACGTATCTCTTTCATAATATCAGCTTGGGAGGATACTGATACTACTAAGTCTGACTCAATTCCGAGACTAGTGATGATGAACTTTTGGGGCTCACAATCTACACAGCTTCATTCGAGACCATAGTGAGTTATGGATAGGGGGTTAAGAGAGAAACTGGTTGGGGTCATGTAGGGGTAATTGGAAGACGAGGGCCAATATATATCAATAGGTGTTGGAGAGACTTCGTACAAGCATTGAGCGTCTTCGACCTTTAAATCATTGTAATTGGGTACGAATGATCCAGGCTATTGTAGTTTATTGACTGGGGATACCAGAGATTTGGGGGTTTTACAAACAGTCACTCCATATAATTTAGCCATCCTCGAGCTTGTTACTCGAGGGCCCGAGCTGATATATCTTATCCAAGACCTCGTCATTCCATTCCCGTTGATTTACTTTGCTTTATGTGATGGCGCAGGGCTGGGGGGCAGGAGCGATGAGAAACTCCCAGCAGGAATGACGATTCGCAAGATGGGCAAAAGAGGAGAGTAAATGGGATGGTAGGCGGGAATAAACAGCGCGACGAGCGACCGAATGCGCTGTGAAAGTATGGTCGATTGGGTACAATCGGCAACCACGTGACTgactatttttttttttgaataCAATTTATTACACGGACCCGAGCACATGGTCGGACACCGTGGCAACCACGTGACTGACTATATGGAATGGTCCTACGCGCATCTGGTTATAAGTCTGGGCCCACAGTCTCCCAAGATTCGGTTTCAAGTTTGTGTCTATAAAGTTTCATTAAAATAAACTCGGTTTACTGAGTCGCAATGCGATTAGTGCCGAGAAACCCGAACTCAAGGCAGTCTACTTTACCCATTAACCGAGGAAGAAGTCTAGCCACGACCGGCATAAATCAAATGCTCCACATTCGGCTCGTACGGCTAAATCGGCTGAAAATACCAACGTTCAAACCCCGGATATCGTTCGGGGGCAATAAATCATGTCGAGATTTGCTACTCCGGAGCGATCCGAACCTTGAACTTGCTCGCCTTTTGAAGAGAGGCCGATATCTATAATGCTAGAGGAGGTAATTAGACGCGATATGGGTGGTACAAAACTGCTAGCCGGTCGAGTCTGGTTTAGACAGAGTATTGTAGTGTGCACGACCCACCTTGGACTCGGAGTCTATGGCTGATTACCTAATCATTGATCGGGGGCTCTTAAAAAGGTCTGGTCgtgacctttggcctgaaaCTCAATAGATTAAATCGCGCCACCATATATACAGCCCTGCTTGGAATTGACCTACATAAATACCTCGATGGACGCTCCACCTACATCGCAACACAACCATGTCCTACGACACAGTTACACACTCCTTCCCAGTGGCTCTTTTACTCTACCTATGGAGTTTTCTCCAAATGGGACTCAACAGCCTTTTAGCATCGTTCTATCCCCGTCCGACCAACCCCCCAGTCGACCTTGGAGGAAAGACAGCAATAGTGACGGGTGCGAACTCTGGTATTGGATTCGAGACCGCGCGAGCATTGGCTGCGATGGGTGCTCATGTCGTTCTTGCCTGCCGAAACGAACTGCGAGGCCAAGAGGCGAGAAAACGGATTGTCCAGCTCACCGGAAATCCGCATGTCGACTTGGAAATAGTCGATTGCGCGTCGTTTGGGAGTGTTCGGGCGTTTTTGGATAGGTGGGAACAGAGGCACGTCAGGACGGTGGATATTCTAGTCAATAATGCGGGTACGTCATGGGTCGGTCCCTCAATCCATCGTTGGCGTTTTTGGCTCATATGTTAAACTCCCTAACTAGGGAGTCTCAGCGGTACGGTATCTCTCACCAAAGACGGGTTTGAACAGACCTATCAATCGAACCATCTTGCGCATGTTTTGCTCACCCACGAACTGCTCTATCGTGGATACTTTTCCCCCACTGGTCGGATTGTATCATTATCGTCTGGAGGGCTTTATCTTAGCAGCCCATTGAACGAGAACAACATCAGTGGCCAGGATGTCCTTTCGCGCTACGACCATGAGATCGGCAGGAGGATATCTCCGGAGGATATGATCCAACTATACGTTAGGACCAAACTATCTCAGGCCATGTGGACAATCGCATTACAGCGGAAATTGAGTCTGAGCAAGGAATGGAAAGATATCACGGTCCACTGTTGCCATCCAGGTATGTCGACACTCCTGCACATCTACAAAGCCCGAGTGTTGAACTAACGCATCTCTCTACGCCACCAGGGCCCGTACAGTCCCCGATTTGGAGACAGCCGAGTGGCGCTGGAGCGACGTTTGGGATCACAGTTGATGTTCTCCGGTTCATAGCCGATCGGTTCGGTATACCCAGCGAGCAAGGGGCGATCACCCCAGTATGGCTCGCTACTGCTCCCGAGCCTGCATCCGAGTCCTTGAGGGGGAGGTACTGGGATAGGAAACAGTGGCAGTGGTTGGCGCCCTGGGCCTTGGACGAGCAGCGACAGGAGAAGCTTTGGGGTATATGGTGCAGAGATGCGGGGGTTCTTTCATTTTGATGAGTTGATGGGAATGCACTGTGGTTTATATTTATGTTCGGGCGTTGGTTTGTGGTCTCAAATGAATAGATCTGCATTCTGTATTCAATTGGCATTCATGGAGCTACTGCCTATGAGGTCATCCATGGGATGAGGATCAGCAGAGGGCTCTATACGAAAATTAATCACTCAGGGGAATGGAAAATGGCTCGAGGGAAGACTTCTTCGCGACAATTATACATTTGAATGCAGAAGCCTCGGCCTCCCTATATGCACGATCCATGAAAAAAAGCTGACTAATCCAGCCTCGGTGCTCGGCAAATCGTCGGCGCCAGTCGTCTCGGTAACTGATCAGCGGCTACGTCTACTGCGCACCCCGAGAGCTGCAGGGCCAGCCCCGGTTTAGGCACCACGAACCCCTAAAAACCCTAAAAGATTCCCATAtgttcttctttgccaagaCCTAGTTCCCCGAGTTCTCTCTGTCTTTGTATAAAATCTGTCCTGGCATCCACGGGATGGTGCTTGCCGCCCCTTAGTGTGCCAGGTCAACCGCCATGAAGGTCTTGTCGTCGCTTGTCGTTGTTGCCGTTGTGGCTATGTGTATAGTCTGCGTGTCTGCCATTCCTCTTGTGACACGTGCGACCGATGAATCGAACCCGTTTGCGGGAAAGACCTTGTAAGTGTTTATTCATCTACTATGAAGATACCAGGCACTGACAAACGCacaataaaaaaaaaagctaTGGAAATGCTTATTACCGATCGCTGGTCGAGACCGAAGTCGGTCGGCTAAAAGCAGCGGGCAAAACCGAGCTCGCGGCCAAAGCGGCCAAAGTCGCCCAGATCCCGGTCTTTAGCTGGATATACGACACTTCGTCCGTGAACGATATCACCGGTTATCTCGAGGACGCTGCGGCTATACAGAAAAAGACCGGGAAGAAACAGAGTGAGTAAACAAAACAGTTCTCCCCCCAAAAAAGGATTGTCGTCTATTATTAGATGCTCACCCCACACACGTGTGTGATGTTAGTTGTCCAGCTCGTGATCTACAATCTTCCCGAGCGCGATTGTTCCTCCAAGGCCGCTGCAGGCGAACTGCATCTTACGACTAGTGCTGCTGGTGAGTAGTTGCTCGCTTTGAATAATGAATGCACGGAAATCGTTAATTCGGGATGGACTAGGTGTGACCCCCTATCAGAAACTCCTCGAATCCGCCAAGTCGCAGATCCAGAAGTTCCCGGACATCGCGGTTGCGATTGTTCTAGAACCCGATTCCATCGGCGATCGTGAGTTTTGACATTTACGATGGAATGTATAACAGAACCCGTTGACTCCTTTGCTTTCTCTCCCTCGTCCAGTCGTCGCGAGTAACAGTGTAGCCAAGTGTAAAAACTCAGCAAAAGCCCACAAACAACTTTTGAGCACTGCGATCGCCACACTTCAGCTTCCAAACGTTAGCCTATACCTCGACGGTGCTCACGCTGGATGGCTCGGAGACGTAAGTCGTgcctttccctttccctgaAATTGTGTATCCAGGTTTGATCCTCAGGCAATATGCTTTGTAGAGTTTGGCTCCCACTGCTGCGCTCCTCGGCGAGATTCTCCAGGACGCGAGGATATACCATGCCAATGCGACCGTTCGTGGACTTGCGACCAACGTCAGCAATTATAATGGATTGGGTAATCAGAAAGAGGTAGGGAGGGACGAATTGAAGTATATCAAGGCCCTTGCGCCTTATTTGGAGAAAGTCGGGTACCCAGCACACTTTATTGTTGTAAGTTTACTTTTGAACCGCCTTGTATGCATTtgttcacgtgatcgggggATATGCAGGACCAGGGCCGAGCTGGAAACCAAAAGGCACCCCACGGGGACGGCGAAGAATGGTGCAACTTCAAGGTAATACCTCAAATTGATGCTGTGATTCACACATGCTCCGTACTAACATGCACATATCCCTCAAGTACGCTGGATTCGGTCTTCGCCCGATGGTTACGACCCACCCTTTAGTCGATGCGGTCGTTTGGGTCAAGCCGGGTGGAGAATCGGATGGAACGACCGATACTTCGTCGTCGCGCTTTGACACTGCTTGTACTTCCCCCGCATCCTATGTCCCCAGTCCAGAAGCAGGTGACTGGCACTCGGTGAGTCCCTTTTCAGGCGCCAAAAGGGGGGACAGCGTAACTGAGCTCGTATTGTCTAGGAAATGTTCCGATTATTGATCGAACAGGCCAACCCGTCATTTGATAGATTGAATTGTACATTTGTTTGTTTTTGGTGCCGTTGAGCACATTTATGTTTTCACGAACTTGTATTTGGGGCTCTCATGTATTAGAGTAACGGACTATAAAATCACATTTGAACAGTTGTGTCTTTGAGTTATGATGTATGTTTCATGTAATAGGGACAACTACTCGATATAGTACATGTTACGACAACCTATTCTAGTGAACCTGCTTACAAATATTCTATTCACTTGGCATCAGACGACTCAGCTAAAGATGGAGTCATCATCAGCGCACCAAAATTAACTAGGTATACTGCCCGATCACGAGTCATATACTGCAACACCCACATGCAACTTGGCAAGTCTCTCCCACATCAGTTGCGGACTTCCACTTGCCCCTATACTTCCACCTCCACTTGCTCCTATGCTTCCACATCCACTTGCCCCTATGGCTTCTACCTCCACTGCACTCCTGAGCTTCATTCATAACCTCCGCGCTCGGCCATATAGTTGACAAGAGCGAGATGCGCTTATGCGTACTCCTATCCCCGTCTATCGGTCAGTATTTCATCACAAGCAAACCCGGTGAATGCGGATATCGTTTCGGCCATGGGAGGGGGGGTGCATAGATCTCTTGTCGTGGTGATAACATTGTTGCATGGGATAGGTGAGATATAAGGAGGGGGAGCAAGAGAGGTAGGCACCAGTCAAGCACACTTTGAATCTCGCATTACTTACTATGAGCAGCACCGAACTACTCCGAGGACAAAAGGTTGTTTTGATCGGAGGGTCATCCGGTAAGTCCCTCGCCTTCCCTCTCCAAATCTACTTTCTCATTACTTATATTATAACTTTCCTGACAGGCGTTGGAAAGTCGATTGCCGTTGCAGCCGTAGACTACGGCGCGTCCGTAGTGATAGCTTCGTCATCCTCCGACCGAGTTCAGGCTGCTGTTGAGCTCTTGAAAAAGGGAGCCAAGGATCCTGGTGTGTCCATCACGGGCCAGGTGGTCGAATATAAGAACCAAGCGTCTCTCACGGCCTTTTTGAGCCAAGAAGGCCCGTTTGATCACTTGGCAAGTGCCCCATCGATTCTAActtgtggtggtggtgaaTTTTTCATCAGTTGACGATTGTTATTCGTAGGTTATCACTGCTGGTCGGTTTCCGGGTGTTATGCGCTTTCCTCATGATGAGATTGGTGAGGCGTTCAAGGGAAGTTTCGAGTGAGTTTTGGTTGATATGTTTATCGGATAGTGGCTTTAGTGTTCTTTATTAGTGCCTATTATTGGCCTTTGGTAACTGCTGGTAAGTACCCCCGGCATTAATTATTGCGAGAAACTCTCCTTATTCGATGTTTCGAAATAAACTAGCCCAGCATATATACAAGAATAACTTGATGAGGCCCGGAGGTTCTATCACTAGTACAATCGGTACGACCTGTGATCGTCCGCTCCCTGGATGGTCACTTTTGTCTGGACCGGTGGGTGCGGTTGCCAGCGTGACTCGTGGACTGGCAGTCGATCTAAAGCCGATTCGGTACGTACTCGTGCACTCTATTCATGTCAACCCATACTGATCAAACTGACTTTTTCCTTGCTGTTATGTCCATGTTTGCCATATGTAGCGTCAATTCCATTTGAGCGAACCTACGCTTGGTTTCAGATTATTTCAGCTGACATAAAATTTACTTAGTTCCTTGGGGTTGGTCGATACAGAAATATTTGACACACTTCCAGGAGAAATCAAGGAGGGCATATTCAACTCACAGTTAGAAAAGTTGCCTGTTGGACATGTCGGTCTTCCCAGCGAAGTAGCGGAAGCGTACATATTTGCGATGAAAGTAAGTACGTGGGTTGAATTACTAGAAGCTATTGATCGACTGGCTTTTGAATACTTAGTGCACATACCTCTGGTCAGATTATTACTGTAGATGGAGGCTCAACATTGGTTTGATCTGGTTTCCCCTATGACTAACGATAGTCTATATGGTACGAATACATCGACAGACGCTCCTCCTACTGTACCTAGTAATACATATCTTCTGCTAATCTTGAGTTCTGATACACACCAAACGGCCGCCAACACGACTTGATTCTATTCCCTTTTAGATACGGCGACAGTCTAAGAAATCGCAACGGTGGTAACGAGTCTGCTATTTTGTAAAGATTATGATATGTTAGGATATACAGAACCGGCAATTAGCAATTAAAGCGAGAAGTAGAACGTCGCACTGCCTCATAACCCCTCTCAGATTATCTTTCGGGTCCCTATGATTTGGGACTTATTCACATGAACGTTTGCGTAGTGCAGGAAGTATCGCGTGGGGGAAGGGGTGGGCATTTGTCGAAGGCTCTCAAGGGGAAGGTAAGGAAGGATGGCACATGATGATTGGACTAGAGCAGGTTGGGGAAGCTCATACGGATCTACAACATGTTGAAATAATATGTTGGTTTGGTCGATGCTCTGTTGGTGCGGTACTGCAATGAGATAATTTTCGGTTAGCGTGTAGGATCCCCGAATCTTGGCTGAGTATAGATATGTGAGTGTATTGACATGATAGCCACAATCCTCATTCGTGGACTCTTGATATACACTGCTATACGCCATTTGGCATACAAATACCATGGGGCGTCGTTAGGGCGTTCCTTGACCGGCCTCGGGTTTGGTCTCCAGTGTCATGTGATAGTTGGCGGTATACAAACTTGTAGAAAACCTCACTCTGTGAATAAACAACCCACTCCTAAAAAGGTTTGTCGGAATACGCCGTATAGGTTGGATATACTAATTGCTCGGTTCTATTGAGTGGGCTATCCCTGGCGCTCACAAAAATGGAAGCTACGTTGCCTGGGCGTCTTTCTTTAGATACCGAAGATTCAGATACGCCCCTCACATTTATTCAATCAGATGTCCATCACACATGGTTTGGGGCGAGGGCTAAGCATTTTTTCACTTTTTCTTAGCCTGTTCGAGCTCCGTTTTATGGGAAAGTAATGCTACAGAGATGGAGGATGTCAAGTAGTGTATGCGCGCGGATTATTGATCCTCTAGAGACTTGTGGACCAGAAAAGTCCTGTAGGTAGCGGAATTAAACCTCACCGGAGGTGGAAATCACCCTGAATTTGAGGGTCAGTCTCGTATGTGGAGACATTCCGGTTCTATCCTTATAGAATCTGCGCCAGACACAGCAGTAACCCCGACTGGAGGTGCACGCGCTCCCGGCCTATAGCGCCCATGTCTTAGACACCTTTAAAAGAGGCCAACTGTCAGCACCAAACTACAGAGGCCTTCCTCTTGTCCTCGCTAAAGACTTTGCCACGATGTGCGCAATGTCTTATGCTTTCTTACTCTCAGCCTTCGCACTCCTATCGCCCATAACAATTGCCCATCGGACTACCCGTCGTTCGTTGAATTTTAGACCTCCTCGAGAGGTTTATTTCCAGACTGACCAATTCTCAATTCTCGATTCATCTGACCCTCATCAAACTGCTCGTGTTTTCCTCAACAAGCTTGCTTATCCTGACGATGGTTATTTTATCCGCAAGGACTCTTACACTGATGCGAATACCGGTATATCGCACATATATGTTCGTCAAGTAGTGAATGGATTAGAAGTCGCTGATGGAAACATCAATCTCAATATTCGTAACGGACAAGTTTTGAGTTACGGAAACTCGGTGAGACCTTCGAATATTTGATCCATAGATATGATGCTAATTGGCCCCTCACAGTTCTTCGATGGCTCCGCAAGTCTTTCTTTAATTTCAGAACCAAGTTGGCACCAAGCGGTCTATTGCTCTGAGGCTACTACTCATCCTAACGATCCAGCGTGCGGCAGTACTCTTCGCCGCCTTCAGAAAAGCATTTCAAATTACCCACTCATTTCCAATAGTTTCTCCAAAGATCCGCGTGCTGCTGCCTATTTCTTCTTGGAGGTCGCTCACCCCGACTTAGCGTCTCTTGGCATTTACCTCGGCGCTCTTAAAGCTGAGCGTCACGAATGCACTGATCCATTCGAGGAAGAGATATCTTGCAGTGGCTGGTTGGTGACCGAACTCTCAAACAAGCTGGAACCTATTCATGCCCGTCAAGTTTATGTTCAGACGCCGGCTGTCGATGGATTTACTAGTCTAGTCCTGGCCTGGAGACTGGAAGTTCTACTCCCCGATAACCATTACGAAGCTTACGTTTCCGTCAATGACCCCTCCAAGATTATCTCTGTGACCGATTGGGTCGTTGATGCTCCTACACCGAATAACGATGGCTGGATTAGCTCCCTGCAGCAGAATGTATTTGGTCAGCACCAAGAAGTTCTTCAGTCTCAAGATCCCATCGCTGCCGATCCTGAGCTTAGTCTGAACGTACTAAAACCTACCCAACGGCTGGTACCTACCGCGTTTGGAGGTGGGGCATCAACGACCCGGAAAGTGGAAAA
This window harbors:
- a CDS encoding alpha/beta hydrolase family protein; the encoded protein is MSTPELHPLGHESKVAHLSTGHHYRYVDIHPPKGVTTIVTALLLHGFPDSAYGWRHQVKGWSARGIRLIIPDMLGYHGSSQPTDPEQYAMKRLSDELEELLPVPGLLCLPESTTVIDANVDRFVNLMYTSAKQVVTGECPSIEKTGVIEGWLKDETKSVTSELLSKEELNTMLSEIKAGVGFGAMLNYYRTRKINHELEKDLPQDIRPDIPKLMVIPSADVAVPTTMSVNAEKNLKNTEIVWIEGLCGHWVQLERPEESERIVGEWVERFSAKDWVP
- a CDS encoding glycoside hydrolase family 6 protein, translated to MGLNSLLASFYPRPTNPPVDLGGKTAIVTGANSGIGFETARALAAMGAHVVLACRNELRGQEARKRIVQLTGNPHVDLEIVDCASFGSVRAFLDRWEQRHVRTVDILVNNAGSLSGTVSLTKDGFEQTYQSNHLAHVLLTHELLYRGYFSPTGRIVSLSSGGLYLSSPLNENNISGQDVLSRYDHEIGRRISPEDMIQLYVRTKLSQAMWTIALQRKLSLSKEWKDITVHCCHPGPVQSPIWRQPSGAGATFGITVDVLRFIADRFGIPSEQGAITPVWLATAPEPASESLRGRYWDRKQWQWLAPWALDEQRQEKLWVCVSAIPLVTRATDESNPFAGKTFYGNAYYRSLVETEVGRLKAAGKTELAAKAAKVAQIPVFSWIYDTSSVNDITGYLEDAAAIQKKTGKKQIVQLVIYNLPERDCSSKAAAGELHLTTSAAGVTPYQKLLESAKSQIQKFPDIAVAIVLEPDSIGDLVASNSVAKCKNSAKAHKQLLSTAIATLQLPNVSLYLDGAHAGWLGDSLAPTAALLGEILQDARIYHANATVRGLATNVSNYNGLGNQKEVGRDELKYIKALAPYLEKVGYPAHFIVDQGRAGNQKAPHGDGEEWCNFKYAGFGLRPMVTTHPLVDAVVWVKPGGESDGTTDTSSSRFDTACTSPASYVPSPEAGDWHSVRYKEGEQESTELLRGQKVVLIGGSSGVGKSIAVAAVDYGASVVIASSSSDRVQAAVELLKKGAKDPGVSITGQVITAGRFPGVMRFPHDEIGEAFKGSFDAYYWPLVTAAQHIYKNNLMRPGGSITSTIGTTCDRPLPGWSLLSGPVGAVASVTRGLAVDLKPIRSLGLVDTEIFDTLPGEIKEGIFNSQLEKLPVGHVGLPSEVAEAYIFAMKVTFALLSPITIAHRTTRRSLNFRPPREVYFQTDQFSILDSSDPHQTARVFLNKLAYPDDGYFIRKDSYTDANTGISHIYVRQVVNGLEVADGNINLNIRNGQVLSYGNSFFDGSASLSLISEPSWHQAVYCSEATTHPNDPACGSTLRRLQKSISNYPLISNSFSKDPRAAAYFFLEVAHPDLASLGIYLGALKAERHECTDPFEEEISCSGWLVTELSNKLEPIHARQVYVQTPAVDGFTSLVLAWRLEVLLPDNHYEAYVSVNDPSKIISVTDWVVDAPTPNNDGWISSLQQNVFGQHQEVLQSQDPIAADPELSLNVLKPTQRLVPTAFGGGASTTRKERISAWVALNTCKSRPSQSSSDLDDDVLVNFTSTLGNNAFAQENWDKTTEWKANGRPDGGLGLVFDFDYGADPSESDWESVEPRQYRDLSITQQYNFDKGGAEGDAVIVDAQDSGGFNNAFFSTPPDGRSGRCRMFLWNTAKPFRDGGLDAGILIHELSHGLSTRLTGGPRNSACLDEREAGGMGEGRMGCQYEARYKALPIFGKLNRNPSLYDFLQRIDYRREVHAIGEVWAEILWVVSNKLIEKHGFSDSLFPSSDPNFYRFVTLKDGMISRVPKHGNSLMLQLIVNGMKTQPCNPTFLQARDAIIAADDALTAGENKCTLWKAFASRGLGKDAKRLVDSPRPSINGFKVPPECN